CCGTTCCCTCCCGTGATCCTGTCGCCTCATGCTGGCCGTGCCCTGCCGCCGAGAAACTTCAACCAAGAAACAGGATGGACCTGCATGCACATCCCGTACTTGTTAGCGCCACGGGGGTGGATTCACGGGCCAATCGAGCAACCCCGGGCGTCATTTTGGGAGTGGTTGTTGAACTCTAGAACTAGAGAAGTAGAGATGGTGACCAATCAGTTTCAAGGACCCTACGGCAGAAGCAATATCAGGTGTGTGGACTCAAGACAGCCATGTTTCAACGAAGGCACAAGAAAGGCAAGATCGACTTTACATGATGCAACAGCAACACAGAGTCTCAAACTGTAGGTTCTGGCTTGATCTTTAAGTACACAAATGGTGACAAGAAGCTCATATATCATATAACCCAATGCAAGCAACACATTAGTGGACACTTCACTCTTAGCAAATACCTTCAGTCTCAACTCTGTATTGAGGCTGGATAGGATCCAAATATCGATTATTCCGTACAATTGAGTTACATATATACAGGGACATGCCCAAGATGGATGACAGTAGTCACCTTCTTGACAATATCAAACTGGGTAAGACAGCTATTTTCCAGAACAATGGTTACACCGTTACACTACGTGCAAAATCTCCGTGAGAATAATTTCATTTCTGATCAAGTCATACAACAGCAACATCAAATGGGTACAATACAACCCTGGCAGCAATACCAGGCCACCAAGATGCCTAAAATTGCTCCGGCAAAGACCTGTGATGGAGTGTGTCCTAACAACTCCTTAAGTTTTCTTTCGCTAATTGGATGGCCTTCAAACAGGTCCTCAACGATCTTATTGAGTACCTGTGTCGATCAAAAAGCACAAATTAGTTGATGACGAAAAGTATACTCAAGGGAAGACAGGCACACATCTAGCAACAATGAAATTTGAAGAACAGAACTTCCTTCAGAGCACAAGCAGTGGGCAGCATTCAGGAAATAACATGTCATGATTTACTTCGTTGATGCGATTCGAACATATCCCAAAAGATAGTCAAGATTGCTCTGCACTTAAATTCTAGTGTCCGAATACTATAACTGTTACGAGATGCCTAGGCAGCAGGTGTTGCTAGCTTGATGACAGTTGCAATGGCATTGACAGCAGGTGTCTCAGGATCTCGGAAAATATCATTGACAACAGGAGTAACTTTTTTATATTAAATAATGCCTTTTCTTCTGTAGGCTCATTAAGCCAGTGTGTGCAGTGTGATATTGCAAGGTACATGGTGAGTTGGTGACACATCAGGTGAACTAACAAATGACAATGCTTTAATATATGAGCTGCTAGCTATTTGTTTAAAAAGAACTAAATGAGCAGAATAAAACAATGCTCAAGTTTTAAGGAGCATTGTATTGTACCAAAGGCACCAAGACAAAGTTCTAAACTTCCTCTGACAAAGCCAACAAAGCGTGAACATGCCACCTTGTTTGTATGCTGAATATTTATACTATGGCTGCATACAGTGCGACGCAATTACCACTGCCAGATCAAGAAAAGTGAAGACATCAAAACAGATAACACAAGCCTAGGAAACAGAATCACAGTTATATATGTCAGTTGTGATATAAAGATCCAGAAATGGATACTACTTGAACCCAAGCCACATCAGCCAGCAAATAACCATTCGCTGAGATCCAACTGAAATGTTTCAGAATTAGGATTTGTAGCCAATCACACCAAAACATACATCTTGAACATGATATTGTCGCAACTAACTATCACTCAGCAGAGTCTCATTGTGTTCTATAGGTTTTAAATAGCCGGCTATAGCTCCGCTATAGCTATTTGAGATAAGGTATCGCTATTTTTCCCATGTACAATTTAGCCGCTATAGCCTCGTTTAACCCACACTTAACTGTTTTAGAGTCCAGCCGCTAAATCCCCTAGAACTATTTAAGACTAACATTGTGCTGCACAAATTAAGACAGTTTCCCTCAGCTTACAAAATTAGCTCAAGGAAAGCAAAATTTTCAAATGAATTGAATAATACCACTAAATAGTACATGGCAAAATACAAACAGCTACTGAATCAAGATAGCTCACCTCGGCCTGCATTCCGGCGTGGCGCCTGACGCCCGTGGCGTCGTACATAACTATTAGAGTAAACCCGAGACAAACGGGGAAGAGCGCGTCGCTGACACCGTGGCAGAGCGCGACGGAGGCGGTGAGCGCGGTGCAGAGTGCGGTGTGCGAGGACGGCATCCCGCCGGAGCTGAACAGCATCCGCAGGTCCCACCGGCGCTCCACGACGGAGGTGAGCAGGGCCTTGGCGGCCTGCGCCACCGCCCACGCCACCAGCCCCGACACGAACGTCGGGTTCGCCGCCAGCGCCAGCAGGTACGGGCTCTCCCGCGCCTTGGtcactgccgccgccgtcgtgctcatCAGCAGCGTCCCTATCCCCgcgccgcccgttgccgccgccaCGAGGTCGGGGAGCTCCCCTCCCGCGCGGCCGCCCCTCAGCGCCGCGGCAAGGAGCCGGGAgagtgacggcggcggccaggccgaGGAGGGCGACGGTGCGAGGGCATCGGCGGTAGGGCCAGGCGAGGAGGCTAGGGTatggacggcgcggcggcggcggtggtggtgcggggGCTTGAGGGGCCTGGAGACGGGGTCGAGGAGGTTGGGGAGCGCCCTAGCGAAGCGACTGGAGCTCACCTCCATGGCTGCTGCTCCGCATCGCCGCGCGGAGCGGGGAGGAGCGGTGTGTGGCCGTGGCGATTAGGCTTGGGTTCATACCGGCATGTCCTCGCACAGAAATACCCCTGCGCTTTCCTCGGATTCACGACTCGTGGCGCCGCGTGAGGGCTTTGGTCTGGAAGGGCGTTTTCGGGAGCGCGAGAAGCGGCGTGGGGTTTCTGGCATATTACAGCGAAGATTCTGGGGCGGACGGAGTCGCCGTCTCGGGCACCGGCGCCGCCAATGGACGCCGGCCGCGTGGTGGGTCCTCAAATTAGCCGAGGCTTCAGCTTCTGTTTCGCTTATTTTTTGTTGGTTGGTGAGTGATCGCTTTTGATTTCTGTCTAGAAAAAAAACTGGCCTGAGAAACGGACATTGGGCTGCGAAGCTTAGTGGGCCAATTAGATTGAGAAATGTGTGGTGGTGCCATGCTGGTGTCACTGTGAAGAACGAAAAGATTGTGGTTTTATGAAATGCTGCCACTCGAAATAATGATGGGTTTCCACTCTAGAATATCCTTTTGTGAGTGACGTATATGTGTCCCGTCTTGAAATTGTTCTTTCTAATTTCCAGTAGATTCTCATTGAGTTGGTTAATATTCATGTAGGATATGTTCAATATTTTAAgcttgaattaggcaagattaGAATATGTTCAGATGTCACTGGATGAGAATAACCAGGCACTATGTCATTATGTCAACATCCAGTTccaaaaaacaaaagaacaggTAACGAAAATGCTGTCAGGAACACGCAGCTGAGTAGCGGACCTGCAGCCTTTCGTTTCCGTTCAGCGAAGGCGTAACATAAGAATCCGTCTCCTACTCCGGTCGCTCTGATGAAGTCGGCCGTCTTCTCCCGATTCTGAACTCCCGAAACCCCCAAAACCTCTTCTCCCCGTCCGGCGGCCGCGCCCAACCGCGGAAGATGTCGCTGTCCAAGCCCATCTCGGCGCGCCGCCTCGTGCCGGCGCTCTTCCCGCTCGCGCACGCGgacgccgcctcggccgcggcgtcccgccgcgagcgccgccgggACACGTTCGTCGCGACGCCCCCCGTCCCCGCGCCCTCCCCGAGCGCCGTTCGCCTCGCGGAGCCGCTCCCCACGCTGGCGCCCTCCCGCCTCGCGTTCCACAACCGGATCCTCGCGCTCCTCTCGGGGCCCCAGGCCGACCTCCCGGAGGCGGCGCTCCTCACCCGCCACGCGCTCCACTCCAACTGCCGCCCTTGCTCCTTCAcctgcgccgccgtcctcgcggcgctcctccgcgcgcgccgcctcgacGACTTCTTCGCGCTGCACCGCTTCGCCCTCCAGGCCGCCgtcccgcccaccgccgccacgcaCGCGCTCTACCTCTCCGCGCTCGCCGCGCGTCGCCTCCCTGACGACGCGCTCCatcacctccgcctcctcgcccgGCCCGGGTCCCCCGTGCCGCCCTCCCCGACGGCCTACCGCGTCGTCGTCGAGTGCCTCGTCGACGACCACGGCCGACTCGCGGATGCCGTCGAGCTCAAGGATGAGATGCTCGACTCTGGGGTTGTGGGGCCGGATCCCAAGGTCTATAGCCTCCTTATGGCTGGGTTCGTGGGTGCTGGGGATGGAGCCAAAGCCGTGGAGCTGTACCAAGAACTCGAGGACAAGGTTGGGGGCAAGCCGGTTCTTGATGGTATTGTGTATGGAAGTCTCATGAAGGCGTACTTCCTTATGGGAATGGAGGAGAAGGCAATGGAGTGCTACAATGAGGTGCTTGGTGTGGAATCGGAGGTGAGGTTTGGGGCCGAGAGCTACAATGAGGTAGTTGATGCGCTTGGGCAGAATGGGAGGTTGGAGGATGCACTCAAGCTGTTTGACAGAATGCTCGGTGAGCATGACCCTCCACTGCGAATTGCAGTTGACCTGAGAAGCTTCAGGGTGATGGTTGATGCCTATTGTGCTGCTGGGAGATTTGAAGATGCAATTGCAGTGTTCAGAAGGATGGGGGAGTGGAAGCTGGTGCCGGATGTTGCATCCTATAACAATTTGATTCGGCATCTGGGGCTTAACCAGTCGATAGGTGAGATGGAGGTGCTCTACAGTGAGATGTGCGAATGTGGTGTTGGCACGAATGAGGAGACACATGTACTACTTATGGAAGCATGCTTCAGTGTTGATTGCATCGATGATGGTATCTCTTACTTTGACAAAATGGATGGATTGGAGCTGAAGCCTGATGCAACTGCATATCATAAACTTGTTGATCGTCTGGTGGGTTTTAGTAAGCTTGATAAGGCTCAGGAATATTTTGAtcagatgaagaggaagggagtTAGCCCAAGCATCTCAAGCTACGAGACATTGCTGAAGGCATACGTTGCTGCTGGTCAGTTGGACGATGCAGCCAAGATTGCAAAAGGTATTCTTTTGGACGAGAAGGTAGTGTTCAGTGATGAATTGAGGCAGCTCTTGGAAGGAGCTTTACGTGGAGGTGGGAGGGAAGATGATATTACCAAGTTATATGAGGACGTGGAGAGGGAAAAGGCTGAAGCAGAAGCCCAGGCTGCAGAAGAGAAGGCGAGGGCAGAGGCTCTTGccaaggaagagagggagaaaaggagAGCAGAGGCTGCTGCTAAGGATGAGGCTGCAGCTAAAGCCAGTGCTGCTGCCATTGAAGCTATCCTAGCCCATAAAAGGAAGATGGAGAATGGAGTGTCACCTGCTGCTGATGCAAACACCTTGGATAGTGGCTTTCTCAGTAAGCTAGGCCTTAAGTCAGCTGGAGAAGACACACTTCAAGGCACTCCTCAAATTATAGAAAGAACGGGAGAAGATGGACAGGGACAACTGTGATGACTTTGAGAACTCCTATGCATCCAGGATTTGATCCTGGCACCAGGTCATATGCTACAGCTAGGTCACTACTTTCCGAGGTGCCAAAGATTCATCTTTTGGTGAAGTTATAGCGCCTCCAGTTGAGCCTTGTGTTATGGCAATTTATGAATAGGAAGAAAAATATTTATGGTCTTTTTATAATTTTTGGAAatgttttctatttttttcagaattgatgtactcctccgttccaaattataagtcatttcaacttttttggagagtcaaagcatctgaccaaatttatacaataaaatactaatattcatgatataccattagtttctttattaaatatatattcatgataccaaataagtaccataatatatctatttggtgccataaatctttgtaatcctctctataattttggtcaaacataaaatggtttgactccaagaaagttggaatgacttataatttggaacggagggagtatctgcTAGCATGTAAAAGACATGAGTTTTTTGTTGCAGAAATCATTTAGCAACCACAAAGCTACAGAAGAAAATGCAAAGTGAGCTCCATTCTATTGCTATCTCAGCAGCTGGCACGATAATAAAATCTTGTTATATTTCATTGTGTAAAAATGTTGGCCTTGCACAGCATCAATACAATCCATTCATATATCGATGAAAAACAAGGAAATGTCTGGTAAATCCAGAGCTTAGTCGCCGATAATGCGACTAGTAGGCAGAACCGGAAAATCCGACGGCGGCTGGGGTTGCTCTGAATTAGCCCGGGAAGCTTGATATTGTTCTGGTAAACATACATTTCCAAGGCTCCATCATCCTGGAAAATTTTGGCTCCACATCCCCGATGGTGCAATGGCCCTACGGACTCTTCATCGACAAGAACAGCAATTATCTTCTCTTTTCCCTCCCTTGCCTCAGGAATCTGTAAAATGCAAGGATCAAAATTGATGTCAGCCAGGCTGATTGCTGATTTTCGGTTGCTCACTTGCATGGAAAATTAAGATCGTAGTTAACCTCAAACATTGCTTCTGTCAAAATGTCCTCCATTATAGATCGTAGCCCACGAGCCCCCGTTTCTTTTGCAGATGCTTTCTTTGCTATTAGATGCAAAGCATTTTCAGTGAAATGCAGCTTGACCTGAGGAAAGACATGCACAATGAGTTTCTtggttataatttttttttaatcaaagctCGCAATCGTTTTGACGATTGATAGAATAAACAGACTAACATTGTTCATTTTGAACAACTTCTTGTATTGCTTTCCTATTGCATTTTTTGGCTCCCTGAGCACCTGAAAAGAGAATTGGATATAACCTTTAGGTTGTGGTCATCttgagaagaaaaataaaatagtagaaTCAACTAGTAGACAAGAACAAGGTGTGAAGAAAGTGATCATTCTATAGGCAAAAAACTATAGATAAGTAATTTTAAGAAAGATTTGCTTCAAATTACAAACTTAGTCAAATAATTTTACTACCTGGACCAATTGTTCTTCACTGAGGTTTGTCAGGCTAACTATTATTGGCAACCTTCCAATGAATTCTGGGATCAAGCCGTAGGCAATTAGATCATCATTTTCAACCTAAGTAGCATTAGAAAATATATGTTGTTAATACATGATCAAATAAAAAGGAATGTTTAGAGCAAATGTCAAGGACTTAAGCCTACTGAACCTACAGCATCAATATAGCAAGATTCCTGAAGTGTTGTCCAGCCGCGGTTCCGCAGCTCATGACATATCGGTATGCCAAATCCAACAGGACAGTGTTGATTTCTTGCGTAGTACAAAAGTATGTTGAGAAACATATAAATCCTAGATAAAGGAGGATAATTCTTAAATATGCACAAATACAATTATTAACTCTATAACCTTTCAGAGATTATCTTTTCCAAGCCGAAGAAGGCACCTCCACAGATAAAAAGGATATTTCTTGTATctacctgcaaaaaaaaaaatattggtgcaTAACTCAACATCGAGCCATTGTTTTTCCCTATTCAATAATGGAAagccaatttttattttttctaaaataccATACCAATCAACACATGACTAAGTAATATTCAACTGACTGACCGGAAGTATGTGCAACCAATTACCTCAACATAACCATGGGGTACATTATCTTGGTTTCTTTTTCTTGGCACATTGATGACCTAATAGAGACAACAAAAAACAGCTCAGGAAGCAAAATGTGGTCGACATAGAAAGACAGCATAACTTATGAAATTTGAAGTTCATGAAGGATATGGTCAAGACTTTTGTTGCTTACAAATTATCTACTTTAGTTAGCCATGCCCAGCTGATCAAATATTGTATCCTTCTAAAAAAGTGATTTGTGACTATTGAATGCAAAGTATGTTTTTACAAAGCAGAGGAGAAAATTAGTAGATGCACGTACTGTTCCTTCGAATATTTTTAATAATGCTTGCTGCACACCCTCTCCAGAGACATCCCTTCTGTCCTCACGGCATTCAGCCTGCAAGTAGTAATAGACATGGAAATTAACTTCATTACATGTTGAAGTAATATTAAGATCAGAGCTAATTGTCCAATGACCTTCTTTGTGAGCTTATCAACTTCGTCAATGTACACAATACCACGCTCAGCAGCTTCAACATTGAAGTCAGCAGCCTAAGAGGCAGCACATGTAAGCTAAAGAATAAATGATCTTGAAGTTCATTAAGAAATGACAATCTAACATTTGATGACTATTTGAGACTAAAATTGTGAACCTTCACAAAAGCAAGTTCCCTTGCCCTAATGGAAAATTTTCTGATCTGACCTAAATAGACTTTCCTTAAAAAGGATAGACTATGCAACAGTTACTGTTTAAGGCACTACTGAACAGTAGCAATAGTGCAGTAAATGATCTGGTTCATATACAGTCAGAGAATGATAGGTTGATATGTACCACTAGAAGTTTGTAAATCACAGATTCCACATCTTCCCCAGAATATCCAGCCTGAAAAAGCAGTCTATTTGTCGCatcagaaagaaaagaagaaagtagcAATAACGGTCAGCTTGGATCTTTGCCTTATCTTATATAAGAGACAGCAACAAATGAATGATAGATCAATAAAAGCAAGCACACACCAGCCAGGGCAGCCACTATTACCTGTGTAATTGCTGTTGCGTCAGCAATCACGAATGGCACGTTCACATAGCGAGCTAATGTTTTTGCTAATAGTGTTTTACCTGTcctaacaaaagaaaaaaatgaaatccatCAGAAAACGTCACCATC
This sequence is a window from Setaria italica strain Yugu1 chromosome III, Setaria_italica_v2.0, whole genome shotgun sequence. Protein-coding genes within it:
- the LOC101779439 gene encoding uncharacterized protein LOC101779439, with the protein product MEVSSSRFARALPNLLDPVSRPLKPPHHHRRRRAVHTLASSPGPTADALAPSPSSAWPPPSLSRLLAAALRGGRAGGELPDLVAAATGGAGIGTLLMSTTAAAVTKARESPYLLALAANPTFVSGLVAWAVAQAAKALLTSVVERRWDLRMLFSSGGMPSSHTALCTALTASVALCHGVSDALFPVCLGFTLIVMYDATGVRRHAGMQAEVLNKIVEDLFEGHPISERKLKELLGHTPSQVFAGAILGILVAWYCCQGCIVPI
- the LOC101779830 gene encoding pentatricopeptide repeat-containing protein At3g49240, mitochondrial, producing the protein MSLSKPISARRLVPALFPLAHADAASAAASRRERRRDTFVATPPVPAPSPSAVRLAEPLPTLAPSRLAFHNRILALLSGPQADLPEAALLTRHALHSNCRPCSFTCAAVLAALLRARRLDDFFALHRFALQAAVPPTAATHALYLSALAARRLPDDALHHLRLLARPGSPVPPSPTAYRVVVECLVDDHGRLADAVELKDEMLDSGVVGPDPKVYSLLMAGFVGAGDGAKAVELYQELEDKVGGKPVLDGIVYGSLMKAYFLMGMEEKAMECYNEVLGVESEVRFGAESYNEVVDALGQNGRLEDALKLFDRMLGEHDPPLRIAVDLRSFRVMVDAYCAAGRFEDAIAVFRRMGEWKLVPDVASYNNLIRHLGLNQSIGEMEVLYSEMCECGVGTNEETHVLLMEACFSVDCIDDGISYFDKMDGLELKPDATAYHKLVDRLVGFSKLDKAQEYFDQMKRKGVSPSISSYETLLKAYVAAGQLDDAAKIAKGILLDEKVVFSDELRQLLEGALRGGGREDDITKLYEDVEREKAEAEAQAAEEKARAEALAKEEREKRRAEAAAKDEAAAKASAAAIEAILAHKRKMENGVSPAADANTLDSGFLSKLGLKSAGEDTLQGTPQIIERTGEDGQGQL
- the LOC101780242 gene encoding CLP protease regulatory subunit CLPX1, mitochondrial — encoded protein: MALASRLAQLQAKACEATRFVAKHGCAYQRSLVEKNKKYVVEPPTIEKCQELSKQLFYTRLASIPGRYEAFWKELDQVKQLWKNRNDLKVEHAGVAALFGIELYAWLCAGEIVGRGFTLTGYHVIEAEPAAADRGTPRRPATAPGAKLLGLMFSAARRLLPSRARAFAFAAAKWVPPSSSYSHSAAASPSRPRFPTPKEIRRGLDEFVVGQDKAKKVLSVAVHNHYKRIYNEPSNKCLVRGDVGTSGDDEIELEKSNILLIGPTGSGKTLLAKTLARYVNVPFVIADATAITQAGYSGEDVESVIYKLLVAADFNVEAAERGIVYIDEVDKLTKKAECREDRRDVSGEGVQQALLKIFEGTVINVPRKRNQDNVPHGYVEVDTRNILFICGGAFFGLEKIISERNQHCPVGFGIPICHELRNRGWTTLQESCYIDAVENDDLIAYGLIPEFIGRLPIIVSLTNLSEEQLVQVLREPKNAIGKQYKKLFKMNNVKLHFTENALHLIAKKASAKETGARGLRSIMEDILTEAMFEIPEAREGKEKIIAVLVDEESVGPLHHRGCGAKIFQDDGALEMYVYQNNIKLPGLIQSNPSRRRIFRFCLLVALSATKLWIYQTFPCFSSIYEWIVLMLCKANIFTQ